In Hydrogenispora ethanolica, a single genomic region encodes these proteins:
- a CDS encoding DUF116 domain-containing protein, with translation MQHGSIKSGVNSQKAGVAMPLLPYQLQNHPLGSDGYYRDVDAFADQVLEAMEASFGPWLDDFRSFVGAAGIETPRSRPEYGLELLMLGTLWRTVGGAALGAAPLPLYVSAGLAGVRRVALFKAAADWGRGILLTAWGNYPSRSAPDAAPTLAQLDKLLRWLRATGDFGQEVIRLRAWRTYLRRRTPEEAARILAGACDCAAWFARESAAVLGRYTPEVERFLAEEHSRYRFREDWVFCGRRREEYHLNMVGAALMNRAFRPEFLARPRQAVLLPACLRREPGGGCRAVRSALGWQCRECAAGCGVRQLTRLGRKYDFEVYFVPHESSLFARGVAAPEVRERLGVVGVACVLNLLSGGWKVKALGIPVQCVLLNYSGCPKHWLKEGLMTEINHRQLLKVLGKAECHPEPSP, from the coding sequence TTGCAACACGGATCGATCAAATCGGGTGTGAATTCCCAAAAAGCAGGTGTCGCCATGCCGCTCCTCCCTTATCAATTGCAGAACCACCCGCTCGGTTCGGACGGATACTATCGGGATGTGGACGCTTTCGCGGACCAGGTGCTCGAAGCGATGGAAGCCTCATTCGGACCGTGGCTGGACGATTTCCGTTCTTTCGTCGGCGCGGCCGGAATCGAAACGCCGCGCAGCCGGCCGGAGTATGGCCTGGAACTGCTGATGCTGGGGACATTATGGCGGACCGTCGGCGGGGCGGCTCTCGGAGCCGCTCCACTGCCGCTTTATGTTTCCGCCGGGCTGGCCGGGGTGCGCCGCGTGGCGTTATTCAAGGCCGCGGCCGACTGGGGAAGGGGCATTTTACTGACGGCTTGGGGAAATTATCCGTCCCGCTCCGCGCCGGATGCGGCGCCGACCCTGGCTCAGCTCGACAAGCTATTGCGCTGGCTCCGCGCCACCGGAGACTTCGGCCAGGAGGTCATCCGGCTCCGGGCCTGGCGGACTTATCTGAGGCGCCGGACGCCGGAGGAAGCTGCCCGGATCCTGGCAGGGGCCTGCGACTGCGCCGCCTGGTTCGCGCGGGAGAGCGCGGCGGTTCTGGGCCGGTATACGCCGGAGGTGGAGCGTTTTTTGGCGGAGGAGCATTCCCGCTATCGTTTCCGGGAGGACTGGGTCTTCTGCGGCCGGCGGCGGGAGGAGTATCATTTGAACATGGTGGGCGCGGCGCTCATGAACCGGGCCTTCCGGCCCGAGTTTCTGGCCCGGCCGCGCCAGGCCGTATTGCTCCCCGCTTGTCTGCGCCGGGAGCCCGGGGGAGGCTGCCGGGCGGTGCGGTCCGCTTTGGGTTGGCAGTGCCGGGAATGTGCGGCGGGGTGCGGGGTCCGACAACTGACCCGGCTGGGCCGGAAGTATGATTTCGAGGTTTATTTCGTGCCGCATGAATCGTCGCTTTTCGCCCGGGGCGTCGCCGCGCCGGAAGTCCGGGAGCGACTGGGCGTGGTCGGCGTGGCGTGCGTGCTCAACCTGCTCTCCGGCGGCTGGAAGGTGAAGGCCCTGGGCATTCCGGTCCAATGCGTCTTGCTGAACTACAGCGGCTGCCCGAAGCATTGGTTGAAGGAAGGTTTGATGACGGAGATCAACCATCGGCAGCTCCTGAAAGTGCTGGGCAAAGCCGAATGCCATCCCGAGCCATCCCCTTGA